From Pseudomonas sp. StFLB209, a single genomic window includes:
- the gspG gene encoding type II secretion system major pseudopilin GspG: MPRSRNQRGFTLMEIMVVIFIIGLLIAVVAPSVLGNQDKAMRQKVLADLSTLEQALDMYRLDNLRYPSGEQGLSALVKAPSVEPLARAWRADGYIRRLPDDPWGNPYRYRAPGQHGRIDIYSLGADGVEGGEGTDSDIGNWSL, encoded by the coding sequence ATGCCTCGTTCCCGCAACCAGCGCGGTTTCACCCTGATGGAAATCATGGTGGTGATTTTCATCATCGGCCTGCTGATCGCCGTGGTCGCGCCCAGCGTGCTCGGCAACCAGGACAAGGCCATGCGCCAGAAAGTGCTGGCCGACCTGTCGACCCTGGAGCAGGCATTGGACATGTACCGCCTCGACAACCTGCGTTACCCCAGCGGCGAGCAGGGCCTGAGCGCACTGGTCAAGGCGCCGAGCGTAGAGCCACTGGCCCGTGCCTGGCGCGCCGATGGTTACATTCGTCGCCTGCCGGATGATCCGTGGGGCAACCCGTACCGCTACCGCGCACCGGGTCAGCACGGGCGCATCGACATTTACTCGCTGGGCGCCGACGGTGTCGAGGGTGGCGAAGGCACCGACAGCGATATTGGTAACTGGAGCCTGTAA
- a CDS encoding type II secretion system protein → MSALKRQRGFTLLEVMVALGIAAVMTVMVSQMLRQRIAVHQAVQQHRLGSLCARELEARFSVEQYWPAANQVQGQLQQGNQTCHWRLELGMTGVRDLRRGELRLFASRDEREPLGQFSLFLVRPR, encoded by the coding sequence ATTAGCGCATTGAAACGGCAGCGCGGTTTCACCTTGCTGGAAGTCATGGTCGCACTGGGTATTGCTGCGGTGATGACGGTGATGGTCAGCCAGATGCTGCGCCAGCGTATCGCGGTGCATCAGGCGGTGCAGCAGCATCGGCTCGGCAGCCTGTGCGCCCGGGAGCTGGAAGCACGTTTCAGTGTCGAGCAGTACTGGCCGGCGGCTAACCAGGTGCAGGGCCAGTTGCAGCAGGGCAACCAGACCTGCCACTGGCGTCTGGAGCTGGGCATGACCGGCGTGCGAGACCTGCGCCGTGGTGAACTGAGGTTGTTCGCCAGTCGCGACGAGCGTGAGCCGTTGGGCCAGTTCAGCCTGTTTCTGGTACGGCCACGATGA
- a CDS encoding GspE/PulE family protein, which produces MLAYRLARQAGVARVPTEQGWQLWLRAGADTDTLQEVLRVHGRPTAVEHLSAADYEQRLGGLYQAGESATAALIEGIGAQVDLDSLMSELPKIEDLLENDNDAPVIRLINGLFGEALRLQASDIHVETFEASLVIRLRVDGHLREVLRPPRALSAMLVSRIKVMARLDIAEKRQPQDGRITLRAAGREVDIRVSTLPGIHGERVVMRVLDKQASLLDLANLGMPAAVERGLRACLARPNGIVLSTGPTGSGKTTTLYASLNSLNDGSCNILTVEDPVEYAITGIGQTAINPRAGLTFASGLRAILRQDPDVIMLGEIRDQETAQIAVQASLTGHLVLSTLHTNSAVGAVTRLRDMGVEPFLIASSLKGVMAQRLVRRLCHCATAQPLQPAERELWPELAELTHSYHPVGCEQCQGSGYDGRIGLYEFIELDDGLIRLLYDGASEVAMHDYLKGKRQTLAAMASDCLRSGQTSLAEVLRAVRG; this is translated from the coding sequence CTGCTGGCTTACCGCCTGGCGCGTCAGGCCGGCGTTGCCCGGGTGCCGACCGAGCAGGGCTGGCAGTTATGGCTGCGCGCCGGGGCGGATACCGACACCTTGCAGGAAGTGTTGCGCGTGCATGGTCGGCCGACGGCGGTCGAGCATCTGAGCGCCGCCGATTACGAGCAGCGGCTGGGCGGCCTGTACCAGGCCGGAGAGTCGGCCACCGCAGCGCTGATCGAAGGCATCGGCGCCCAGGTCGATCTCGACAGCCTGATGAGCGAGCTGCCGAAGATCGAGGACTTGCTGGAAAACGATAACGACGCCCCGGTGATCCGCCTGATCAACGGCCTGTTTGGCGAAGCGCTGCGGCTGCAGGCTTCGGACATTCATGTCGAGACCTTTGAAGCCAGCCTGGTGATCCGTTTGCGGGTCGATGGTCATCTGCGCGAAGTGCTGCGTCCGCCGCGGGCCTTGTCGGCCATGCTGGTGTCGCGGATCAAGGTCATGGCGCGGCTGGACATCGCCGAAAAGCGCCAGCCCCAGGATGGCCGTATCACCCTGCGCGCCGCAGGCCGTGAAGTCGACATCCGGGTTTCGACCTTGCCGGGCATTCACGGCGAGCGGGTGGTGATGCGGGTACTGGACAAGCAGGCCAGCCTGCTGGACCTTGCCAACCTCGGCATGCCCGCAGCTGTCGAGCGCGGCTTGCGCGCCTGTCTGGCACGACCCAACGGTATCGTGCTCAGCACCGGGCCGACCGGCTCGGGCAAGACCACCACGCTGTACGCCAGCCTCAACAGTCTCAATGACGGCTCGTGCAATATCCTCACCGTCGAAGACCCGGTGGAATACGCGATCACCGGCATCGGCCAGACCGCGATCAACCCGCGCGCCGGGCTGACCTTCGCCAGTGGTCTGCGGGCGATTCTGCGTCAGGACCCGGACGTGATCATGCTCGGTGAAATCCGCGACCAGGAAACCGCACAGATCGCCGTGCAGGCCAGCCTGACCGGGCATCTGGTGCTCTCAACGCTGCACACCAACAGCGCGGTGGGGGCGGTGACACGCTTGCGGGACATGGGGGTCGAGCCGTTTCTGATTGCCTCCAGCCTCAAGGGCGTGATGGCCCAGCGGCTGGTACGTCGGCTGTGCCACTGTGCGACCGCGCAGCCCTTGCAGCCGGCCGAGCGCGAACTATGGCCGGAGCTGGCCGAACTGACCCACAGCTACCATCCCGTCGGTTGCGAGCAGTGCCAGGGCAGTGGCTACGACGGGCGAATTGGCCTGTATGAGTTCATCGAACTGGACGACGGCCTGATTCGCCTGCTCTACGACGGCGCCAGTGAGGTGGCGATGCACGATTACCTCAAGGGCAAGCGCCAGACCCTCGCGGCAATGGCCAGCGATTGCCTGCGCAGCGGCCAGACCAGCCTGGCCGAAGTGCTGCGCGCGGTGCGGGGCTGA
- the gspF gene encoding type II secretion system inner membrane protein GspF — MPTYSYQALDQAGRLCKASLQAENERHARQLLREQGLFARSLQVQAASTRLPRSQRLNHGQLCELTRQLATLSSAGIALVDALGTLERQLAQPAIRNLLVAVRGSLAEGHSLAQSLRRQGGLFDGLYCSLVEAGERSGKLAPVLERLAEHLEQVQRQRHKARTAMIYPAVLMLVSLAVVMGLMTFVVPKLTEQFNHSGQTLPLVTRLLIGLSDALVWAGPWLLGLLVLGGAGAGWLLRKPHWRLRLDRSLLRWPQVGELLGVLESARLARSLAILAGSGVPLLEALQVATATVGNREVHRALQSVQAQVEGGVSLHRALTGAGHFPPLLLNMVASGEASGTLPDMLERVADNQERGFTRQVDTLMALFEPLMILVMGAVVLFIVLAVLLPIMQLNQGLSF, encoded by the coding sequence ATGCCGACTTATTCCTATCAGGCGCTGGACCAGGCCGGCCGCCTGTGCAAAGCCAGCCTGCAAGCCGAGAACGAACGGCATGCCCGGCAGTTGCTGCGCGAACAGGGCCTGTTTGCCCGCAGCCTGCAGGTGCAGGCTGCCAGCACCCGGCTGCCGCGCAGCCAGCGGCTCAATCACGGCCAGTTATGTGAACTGACCCGGCAACTGGCGACCCTGTCCAGCGCCGGCATTGCGCTGGTCGATGCGCTGGGCACGCTGGAGCGACAACTGGCACAGCCGGCGATTCGCAACCTGCTGGTGGCGGTGCGTGGCTCGCTGGCTGAAGGTCATAGTCTGGCCCAGAGCCTGCGCCGTCAGGGTGGCCTGTTCGATGGCCTGTATTGCTCGCTGGTTGAGGCCGGCGAACGCTCCGGCAAGCTGGCGCCGGTGCTGGAGCGTCTGGCCGAGCATCTGGAGCAGGTCCAGCGCCAGCGCCACAAGGCGCGGACCGCGATGATTTATCCCGCCGTGCTGATGCTGGTTTCGCTGGCGGTGGTGATGGGCTTGATGACCTTCGTAGTGCCCAAGCTCACCGAACAGTTCAACCACAGCGGCCAGACCCTGCCGCTGGTGACCCGGCTGCTGATCGGCCTGAGTGACGCTTTGGTGTGGGCCGGCCCGTGGTTGCTCGGGCTGCTGGTGCTCGGTGGTGCGGGCGCTGGCTGGTTGTTGCGCAAGCCGCACTGGCGGTTGCGCCTGGACCGCTCGCTGTTGCGCTGGCCCCAGGTCGGCGAGCTGCTAGGTGTCCTGGAAAGCGCCCGGCTGGCGCGCAGCCTGGCGATTCTGGCCGGCAGCGGCGTGCCGCTGCTGGAGGCTTTACAGGTAGCCACCGCCACGGTCGGTAATCGCGAGGTGCACCGCGCGTTGCAGAGCGTCCAGGCCCAGGTCGAAGGCGGGGTCAGCCTGCACCGTGCCTTGACCGGCGCCGGGCATTTCCCGCCGCTGCTGTTGAACATGGTTGCCAGCGGCGAGGCCAGCGGCACGCTGCCCGACATGCTCGAACGGGTCGCGGATAACCAAGAGCGTGGCTTCACCCGCCAGGTCGACACACTCATGGCGTTGTTCGAACCCCTGATGATTTTGGTGATGGGCGCGGTGGTGCTGTTTATCGTCCTCGCCGTGCTGCTGCCGATCATGCAGCTCAACCAGGGCCTGTCCTTCTGA
- a CDS encoding prepilin-type N-terminal cleavage/methylation domain-containing protein, with amino-acid sequence MTRSRGFTLLELLVVLLIVGLFSGLSVAWLNGGPGAALQALDQLAAQAQQQAAVARHSGQLSGLRWNGRQPEFVRWQQGQWRVEPWRPSAWPQALRADWPASGEPRVIFTPAGVAGPVNLRWQWPDGQQNWRWGSDNRLLRGDAL; translated from the coding sequence GTGACGCGCAGCCGCGGCTTCACGCTATTGGAACTGCTGGTCGTGCTGTTGATCGTCGGCCTGTTCAGTGGCCTGAGTGTGGCCTGGCTCAATGGCGGGCCGGGCGCCGCATTACAGGCGCTGGACCAGTTGGCCGCTCAGGCGCAGCAGCAGGCAGCCGTGGCCCGGCATAGCGGGCAGTTGAGCGGACTGCGCTGGAATGGCCGCCAGCCTGAGTTCGTCCGCTGGCAGCAGGGCCAGTGGCGGGTTGAGCCTTGGCGGCCATCGGCCTGGCCGCAGGCGTTGCGTGCCGACTGGCCAGCATCCGGTGAACCTCGGGTGATCTTCACCCCAGCCGGTGTCGCCGGCCCGGTGAATTTGCGTTGGCAATGGCCGGACGGGCAGCAGAATTGGCGCTGGGGCAGTGACAACCGGCTGCTGCGAGGCGACGCCTTGTGA
- a CDS encoding prepilin-type N-terminal cleavage/methylation domain-containing protein — protein sequence MKHARGLTLIELLVALALTAVLGVVLAALVNGWSKVRERLGEASEQPQVLEFCLALERRFDSLIVRQLYEQRLPLPLYALDWQPAANQLDWVALSAWPEAGAASRQERQRLLYEQRERRLSVATSQDLYAVAAPRWQRREQLEGVDRVQWSFYQGNRWLAFPSSVAASPTRGVRLAFDYQGSPYVCTFNLADLTP from the coding sequence ATGAAGCATGCGCGCGGCCTGACCTTGATCGAGCTGCTGGTGGCGCTGGCGCTGACCGCCGTATTGGGCGTGGTGCTGGCGGCGCTGGTCAACGGTTGGAGCAAGGTCCGTGAGCGGCTGGGCGAGGCGAGCGAGCAGCCGCAAGTGCTGGAGTTCTGCCTGGCGCTGGAGCGGCGTTTCGACAGCCTGATCGTGCGCCAGCTCTATGAACAGCGCCTGCCGTTGCCGCTTTACGCACTGGACTGGCAACCCGCTGCCAACCAGCTGGATTGGGTAGCGCTCAGCGCCTGGCCCGAAGCGGGTGCTGCGTCGCGTCAGGAGCGTCAGCGGCTGCTGTATGAACAACGCGAGAGGCGCCTGAGCGTGGCCACTTCGCAAGACTTGTACGCGGTTGCTGCGCCGCGCTGGCAACGCCGTGAGCAGTTGGAGGGCGTCGACCGGGTGCAGTGGAGCTTCTATCAGGGCAATCGCTGGCTGGCGTTCCCTTCCAGCGTCGCCGCATCACCGACCCGCGGTGTGCGGCTGGCGTTCGACTATCAGGGGTCACCTTATGTATGCACCTTTAATCTTGCGGATCTCACGCCTTGA
- the gspD gene encoding type II secretion system secretin GspD, whose protein sequence is MITKHFRHPLRIILLCCLLGVGQAGAEEEPVYEVNFVDTELSEFIDSVSRITNTTFIIDPRVKGKVTVRSIEMLGSDEIYAIFLAQLRAQGFAAVDLPNGSVKIVPDESARLEPVPVESKRSNGKANDGMATRVFNVRNAASEQMLNILRPLIDPRVGVITPYPSANLLVITDWRSNLDRIDNLLVQLDQVSQEPLEVMALKHASANDTAQLMTRLLAREQGADSAQVVADPRSNALLVRGSSDSRQRVRALLRQLDKPRDALQSSNTVVMYLRHANAAEVVKVLRGLGQEDSAAPPGTAGEGEKPLVVSSNGVRMEYEEGTNAVVMVGPDSELAAYRSIVEQLDIRRAQVVVEAIIAEVTDTRVQELGVQWLFQHDSLGGGTINFPGGTTPSVAAVGALAQSGDSTGLTQLLSGVQGAAAGVGHIGGGLNFIALINALKGQSGFNLLSTPTLLTLDNAEASILVGQEVPFVTGSVTQNNANPYQTIERREVGVKLRIKPQINIDNTVRMDIVQEVSSIAESAAASDVITNKREIKTKVMVADNGLVVLGGLIGDETTDSDQRVPLLGDIPGVGRLFRSSASQRVKQNLMVFIRPRIVRDDQTLAQLSSEKYQNLKTTTNLALPERKASDNLLQLFPSSRERLGQVSW, encoded by the coding sequence ATGATCACCAAGCACTTTCGTCATCCCCTGCGCATTATCCTGCTGTGCTGCCTGCTGGGCGTGGGCCAGGCCGGCGCTGAAGAAGAGCCGGTCTACGAGGTCAATTTCGTCGACACCGAACTGTCGGAGTTCATCGACAGCGTGTCGCGCATCACCAACACCACGTTCATCATCGACCCGCGGGTCAAGGGCAAGGTCACGGTGCGCAGCATCGAGATGCTTGGCAGTGACGAGATCTACGCGATCTTCCTTGCGCAATTGCGTGCCCAGGGCTTTGCCGCAGTAGACTTGCCCAACGGCAGTGTGAAGATCGTCCCGGATGAGTCGGCGCGCCTTGAGCCGGTGCCGGTGGAGTCCAAGCGCAGCAACGGCAAGGCCAACGACGGCATGGCCACCCGGGTATTCAATGTGCGTAACGCCGCCAGTGAACAGATGCTCAATATCCTGCGGCCGTTGATCGACCCGCGAGTCGGGGTCATCACGCCGTATCCGTCGGCCAACCTGCTGGTGATTACCGACTGGCGCAGCAACCTGGACCGGATCGACAACCTGCTGGTGCAGCTCGATCAGGTCAGCCAGGAACCGCTGGAAGTCATGGCCCTCAAGCACGCCAGTGCCAACGACACCGCACAACTGATGACGCGGCTGCTGGCCCGTGAACAGGGCGCCGACAGTGCCCAGGTGGTCGCCGACCCGCGCAGCAACGCCTTGCTGGTGCGCGGCAGCAGCGACAGTCGCCAGCGCGTGCGGGCCCTGTTGCGGCAACTGGACAAACCGCGTGATGCCTTGCAAAGCAGCAATACGGTGGTGATGTACCTGCGCCATGCCAATGCCGCCGAGGTGGTCAAGGTGCTGCGCGGCCTGGGTCAGGAAGACAGCGCAGCGCCGCCCGGTACGGCTGGCGAAGGCGAGAAGCCGCTGGTGGTCAGCAGCAACGGCGTGCGCATGGAATATGAAGAGGGCACCAACGCGGTGGTGATGGTCGGTCCCGACAGTGAACTGGCGGCCTATCGCAGTATCGTCGAGCAACTGGACATTCGCCGCGCCCAGGTGGTGGTCGAGGCGATCATTGCCGAGGTAACCGACACCCGCGTGCAAGAGCTTGGCGTGCAGTGGCTGTTCCAGCACGACAGCCTGGGCGGTGGCACGATCAATTTTCCGGGCGGCACCACGCCAAGCGTGGCCGCTGTCGGCGCGCTGGCGCAAAGTGGCGACAGCACCGGGCTGACGCAATTGCTCTCGGGCGTGCAGGGCGCCGCTGCCGGGGTCGGGCATATCGGTGGCGGGCTGAACTTCATCGCCCTGATCAACGCACTCAAAGGCCAGAGCGGCTTCAACCTGCTTTCGACCCCGACCCTGCTGACCCTGGATAACGCCGAGGCGTCGATCCTGGTCGGTCAGGAAGTGCCGTTCGTCACCGGTTCGGTGACCCAGAACAACGCCAACCCCTACCAGACCATCGAGCGTCGTGAAGTGGGGGTGAAGCTGCGCATCAAGCCGCAGATCAACATCGACAATACGGTGCGCATGGACATCGTCCAGGAAGTCTCCTCGATTGCCGAGAGCGCAGCGGCCAGCGATGTGATCACCAACAAGCGCGAGATCAAGACCAAGGTGATGGTCGCCGACAACGGCCTGGTGGTGCTGGGCGGGCTGATTGGCGATGAGACCACCGACAGCGACCAGCGCGTGCCGCTGCTGGGCGATATTCCCGGGGTCGGCCGGCTGTTTCGCTCCAGCGCCAGCCAGCGGGTCAAACAGAATCTGATGGTGTTTATCCGCCCGCGCATTGTCCGTGACGACCAGACCCTGGCGCAGTTGAGCAGCGAGAAGTACCAGAACCTCAAAACCACGACCAACCTGGCGCTGCCCGAGCGCAAGGCCAGCGACAACCTGTTGCAGTTGTTCCCGTCGAGCCGCGAGCGGCTGGGCCAGGTGAGCTGGTGA